One segment of Manduca sexta isolate Smith_Timp_Sample1 chromosome 27, JHU_Msex_v1.0, whole genome shotgun sequence DNA contains the following:
- the LOC115440551 gene encoding mucin-5AC, with protein MSESQENKDCKGGNTTRAASVIKRSAAGNVCPIEDLDRACDITQDSANTNAPTSGPTTGASNEVVESAVVIPSPASDFQQPARIMTRSRRPLENAATAGQQSLNEMRPPRTPSRQGMTFVQDTHVNEAPRRGVRSLPTSPEPMDTDAVITVVPESDGDSKHESSANNKSSIRSNITTRSFSTIRRLGDTVANASGREERVGRDRRVMRIKQSLRNSSSSNNPIFVRRTHGRHSRTLRSNLRNIIDGSMGSLKPTPIPTIINTYRGKRDAQKADTSRDRKTKTRNIPIASGTSEPITSAATITSDHSTSSTAIAADPVIQQIDTSHSNPHPTTESFTAQMPTKSPSATSTLQTIAHNQDSATSVVVANASESGTTAMPRSTNDGTQVLSQEALKIVTLPADITSQEEIVDQATIEIRRDDQISISFSELHPDDSNVAENVTVSDNITCNEDSVPDITVSTNASDVIMISDNVDVRSLSPTVSLPSMPLLRTTPSPSVESDSATVQQLCSDDITSKYSSDNGEKEEKKD; from the exons ATGTCGGAATCGCAGGAAAATAAAGATTGCAAAGGCGGCAATACCACACGGGCTGCTAGCGTCATCAAACGCTCAGCCGCTGGAAATGTTTGTCCAATAGAAGATCTGGATCGCGCTTGCGATATTACACAAGATTCGGCTAACACAAACGCGCCAACATCTGGACCCACAACAGGTGCGTCAAATGAAGTTGTCGAATCGGCCGTCGTCATTCCATCTCCGGCTTCTGACTTCCAGCAGCCGGCTCGCATCATGACACGCTCACGTAGACCGTTAGAGAATGCTGCCACCGCTGGCCAGCAAAGCCTGAATGAAATGCGCCCGCCACGTACCCCCTCCCGTCAGGGCATGACTTTTGTGCAAGATACTCATGTGAACGAGGCACCTAGGAGAGGCGTGAGAAGTCTTCCTACTTCACCAGAACCAATGGACACCGACGCTGTAATTACGGTTGTTCCAGAAAGTGACGGAGACTCAAAACATGAATCCTCTGCCAACAATAAATCATCAATTCGTAGCAACATTACCACGCGCTCATTTAGCACAATTAGAAGACTAGGTGACACTGTTGCAAATGCATCTGGACGCGAAGAACGTGTCGGGCGCGATAGACGAGTAATGCGAATCAAACAGTCTCTGAGAAACAGCTCGTCCAGTAATAATCCTATTTTTGTGCGCCGAACGCACGGCCGCCACAGCCGGACCTTACGTTCTAATCTACGGAATATCATTGACGGCAGTATGGGTTCCCTAAAACCTACACCGATACCGACTATTATTAATACCTATCGAGGTAAACGAGATGCTCAGAAAGCCGACACCTCCCGAGATAGAAAGACAAAAACGAGGAACATACCAATTGCTTCGGGCACATCCGAGCCTATTACCAGCGCAGCAACCATCACTTCTGACCATTCCACGAGTTCAACTGCCATCGCCGCAGATCCTGTGATACAACAGATTGACACTTCTCACTCCAACCCACACCCAACAACAGAATCATTCACGGCACAAATGCCTACGAAATCTCCATCTGCAACTTCTACATTGCAGACTATCGCTCACAATCAAGACAGTGCAACGTCTGTAGTGGTTGCCAACGCTTCCGAATCCGGTACTACCGCTATGCCACGCTCGACCAACGACGGAACCCAGGTCTTGTCTCAAGAAGCACTCAAAATAGTTACGTTACCAGCAGACATCACATCTCAAGAGGAAATAGTTGACCAAGCCACAATTGAAATACGCAGAGATGACCAAATATCGATTTCATTTTCCGAGCTCCATCCTGACGATTCCAACGTCGCCGAAAATGTCACGGTATCCGATAACATTACGTGCAATGAAGATTCAGTGCCAGATATTACTGTGTCGACGAACGCAAGTGACGTCATCATGATATCAGACAACGTTGATGTGCGCTCTTTAAGCCCAACGGTCTCCCTGCCGTCCATGCCGTTACTAAGAACCACGCCATCGCCCTCCGTTGAATCCGATTCTGCAACTGTGCAGCAATTATGCAGCGATGACATCACGTCGAAATAttcctcag ATAATGGTgagaaagaagaaaagaaagatTAA